GGGTGAACACGTATTATTGAAAGTTAGTCCGACAACTAGGATTGGAAGAGCAATTAAGACAAAGAAGTTGCATCCGAGGTACATTGGGCCTTTTGAAGTATTGAGGCGAGTCGAGCCGGTGGATTATCAGGTGGCCTTGCCGCCATATTTGTCTAAGTTGCATGATGTATTCCATGTGTCGCAACTTCATAAGTACACACCGGATGCAACTCATGTGTTAGAACTCGAATCGGTTGAGTTGAAGGAGAACTTAACGTTTCAAGTTACACCTGTGAAGGTTGATGACACGAGTGTAAAGACGTTGCACAGAAAAGAAGTTCTGTTGGTGAAGGTAGCTTGGAGGAGATTTGGAATGAAAGAACATACTTGGGAATTGGATTCAGAGATGCAGAAGGATTATCCCAAGTTATTC
The sequence above is drawn from the Arachis hypogaea cultivar Tifrunner chromosome 4, arahy.Tifrunner.gnm2.J5K5, whole genome shotgun sequence genome and encodes:
- the LOC140184136 gene encoding uncharacterized protein; protein product: MLQPLKILQWKWEGVDINFVSSLPRTRSEFDAVWVIVDQLTKSVRKDYLDVRGYAKDVCAGSAGKLRLLHTVDGVCIQQQLSFSPTTRIGRAIKTKKLHPRYIGPFEVLRRVEPVDYQVALPPYLSKLHDVFHVSQLHKYTPDATHVLELESVELKENLTFQVTPVKVDDTSVKTLHRKEVLLVKVAWRRFGMKEHTWELDSEMQKDYPKLFSSKS